Proteins found in one bacterium CG_4_10_14_0_2_um_filter_33_32 genomic segment:
- a CDS encoding 30S ribosomal protein S10: MVKKNVKTRIRIRLKAYDHRVIDQSVKQIIDAAERTGATVAGPIPLPTEKSKYTVIRSPFVHKNSREQFEMRIHKRLIDIKESTPKTIDALMNLSLPAGVDIEIKY, encoded by the coding sequence ATGGTAAAGAAGAACGTTAAAACAAGAATAAGAATCAGATTAAAGGCTTACGATCATCGAGTTATAGATCAATCTGTGAAGCAAATCATTGATGCTGCCGAAAGAACTGGAGCAACTGTAGCCGGGCCAATTCCATTGCCCACAGAAAAGAGTAAATATACAGTTATACGTTCCCCTTTTGTTCATAAAAACTCCAGAGAACAGTTTGAAATGAGAATCCATAAGAGATTAATTGATATTAAAGAATCAACCCCCAAAACCATAGATGCTTTGATGAATTTAAGTCTCCCTGCAGGTGTTGATATTGAAATAAAATATTG